The window GCCGTAACCTCGGACAAATCCTTGATGACGCCAACCTGTTTATCAGTTAAAGCAGCCGTAACCAGCTTAAATGCTTCTTTATGATCAACCATTGTGATCTTCATGTCTTTTTTAAGGCCATCTGCGGTCTTATGAGTAAAGGTGCCCCCCTCTATCCCAATTCGCTCGCAGTTGCCCTTTGCAAGCATCGCTTCGGTTTCCATATCGATCAGCTGATACTTCAACGAAGAACTGCCCGCATTTATTACCAAAATCTTCATCCTATTTCCTCCTAAAATCGCTTTTAATATATCTAATAGCTATTGAATCCGCTTAGATAATACTGTATATTATAATAGTACATTCATCCATTAAATTCAAGGAAATTCAAGGAGTTTATCATAAAATGCTTGTGGCCGGAATAGTTTCTGAATATAATCCGTTTCATAACGGACATGCCGCACTGATTTCGCAGACCCGTTTGGCCGGGGCGACCCACGTTGCCGCGGTAATGAGCGGCAACTATGTGCAGCGCGGCGAACCCGCCATTCTATCCAAATGGGCACGGGCCAAACAAGCGCTTGAAAACGGCGTTGACCTGGTTGTTGAACTGCCTCTGCCGTGGGCGCTCGCAGGTGCGGAAAAATTCGCATACGGCGGTGTTGCGCTGCTGGACGCGATGGGTGCCGACATGCTGAGCTTTGGCAGTGAATGCGGATGCATTGAGGATCTTCATAAGGCGGAACAAGCGCTCGGATCAACGAAACTGCGCGAAAGCATCCAATCGGAACTGAAAAATGGAGCGACTCTCGCAAAGGCCAGGCAAAAAGCGGTAGCCGGTCTGTTTGGCGAAGAGACCGCGGGACTTCTGCGTGACCCGAATAATATTTTAGGCATCGAGTATATGAAGGCGCTGAGCCGACTGAATTCCAAAATAATCCCTTTTACAATGAAACGGGTTGGCGCGGCACATGACACACATACATTTGACGGTCAAACAGCCTCCGCTTCACAGATACGCAGGATGATTCGGTCCGGAGAAGACTTTTCTTCCCTGATGCCTGCGGCAGCGGCAAAAACAGCAAAAAATGAAATCGAGGCCGGAAACGCCCCCGCTGATATTGCGTCCGTTGAGCGGGCTATTCTGGCAAAGCTGAGGACCATGAACCGCGCCCAGTTTGCCGATCTTCCCGATATTAGCGAAGGACTTGAAAACCGGGTATATGCCGCAGCACGCAAGGCATCCAGTTTGGATGAGGTATATTCCCTCATAAAATCCAAAAGATACACTCATGCAAGAATTCGAAGAATCGTCCTCTCTGCTTTTCTTGGGCTTAATTCTTCCATGAGTTCAGGGATTCCTCCCTACCTGCACATACTCGGCTTTAACAAACGCGGTACAGAAATCCTGCATTTGATGAAATCAATCGCAAAACTTCCAGTAATCACCAATTCATCGGATATGTTTTCTCTTGACAATCCTGGGAAAAATATGATTGAACTGGAGAATCGAGCAACAGACCTCTTTTCTTTGTGTATGCCAACTGTCGCGCCCTGCGGACTTGATATGACAATGGGCATTATTTCTATTTCATCATCTGGCTGAAAGGATGTGTTTTCTTTTGTCTATTGAAATTAAAGAAACGGAATATGAGAACTATGGAAGATGCCTGAGGCTGAGCAACGGCCTGATCGACGTCATTGTAACAATCGAGTTCGGGCCGCGCATCGTACGCTTCGGTTTTATCGACGAAGCGAACATTCTTTACAATGACCTGGAACGGCGCAATTTTATCAATAGTGAAAGTATGATGGAACGTTACGGTAAAGACGCGGCGTTTTACCATTATGGCGGCCACCGTGTATGGCTGAGCCCGGAGAAAATGCCCGAAACATATTATCCTGATAACGAACCTGTTGTGTACGGAATTTTGCCGGAAGGCGTCAGCTTTACGCCGCCGCGCCAGAAAAGTAATGATATTCAGCTGAGTTTTGAAGTGATTATCGGCGAGGGTACCACCGACATCATGGTAGTGCACAGCGTAAAAAACTGCTCGAAAGAAAAACAAACCTATGCGCTGTGGGCGCTCACAATGGTAAAAAGCGGAGGGGTAGAAGTCATACCGGTGAGCAAAGACGGCGGCAACGCGCTTCTTCCCAACAGAATCCTGTCCGTTTGGCCATATACCGACATACAGGACAATAGGCTGTTTTTTGGGAACAGATTTCTCACTGTACGGCATGACGGCGGCAATCCGAACGCGCTGAAATTAGGTGTTAACAACACCTTAGGCTGGGCGTCGTATACCAATGGAAAATATACGCTTGTAAAGCGTTATGTGCACAACGCACAGGCGGCATATCCGGATCACGGCTGTTCGTACGAAACCTATGTTTGCGGGGATTTCGTTGAAATGGAATCGCTGAGCCCGCTGTACAGTATTGAGCCCGGCGAAGGAATCCGCCACGTGGAAAATCTTTCTCTGATGAAAGAGCCGTTTCCATGCGACCCGGCCGACGAAGACGCGATTGAAAAATTCAGCGCTCATTTTAAATAAACATGGCTGCAATATAAAAAGGCGAAAAAAGCCATTTTACAAAAGAACAGGAGCGGCCCAAAAGCCGCCCCTGTTCTTATATGATAAGATTTTTTACAGTGTTCCGAAAATACGGTCGCCCGCGTCGCCAAGGCCGGGTACAATGTAGCCGATGTCATTGAGATGGTCATCCACTGCCGCACAAAAAAGCTGTACATCGGGATGCGCTTCAGAAAAAGCCTTTATCCCTTCGGGTGCCGCAATAATGCACATAAACCGGATGCTTTTCGGATTGCTGCGCTTGATAATGGTGACCGCATCAATTGCCGAGCCGCCGGTGGCAAGCATCGGATCCAATACAATAACGTCACGCTCTTCGATATCCTGCGGCAGTTTGCTGTAGTATTCGACCGGCTGTAGTGTTTCGTGATCGCGGTAAAGGCCGATATGGCCGACCTTTGCGGCGGGAACCATTTTCAGCACGCCGTCGACCATTCCCAACCCCGCTCTTAAAATTGGAACAAACGCAAGCTTTCTGCCTGCAATGATTTTCGTGTGTGCCTGACCCATTGGGGTTTCAATGGTTGTATCCTCCAAAGGAAGATCCCGTGTCGCTTCATAACACATCAGCATCCCAATTTCACCGACCAACTCGCGAAATTCTTTTGAACCCGTGTTTTTGTCACGTAAAAAAGTCAGTTTGTGCTGAATAAGCGGATGATCCATGATAAATACCTGTTTATCCATGTTGACAGCCTCCATCTATATTATTGTTCAATGATAAACCAGAAAATTACAGCTCACCGCGCTCAATTGCAGTAATTTCATCAATACGCTGCTGGTGGCGACCGCCGTCGAAACCAGTTTCCAGATATATCTTTGCTAATTCCACCGCTTGCTTTTCATCTATCACTCTGCCGCCAAGGCAAAGAATATTGGAATTGTTGTGCCGGCGTGTCATTTCTGTGCAGAAAGCATTTGTGCACACAGACGCGCGAATGCCCTCAACCTTATTGGCCGCAATGCTCATGCCGATTCCTGTTCCGCAGCACAGTATCCCCCGCTCTGCCTCGCCGTCTGCTACGCAGTGAGCAACTTTGGCCGCAATCGGCGCGTAGTCGACAGAGGCTTCATCAAATGTGCCGAAATCCTTATAAGCAATATTTTCGGCAGCAAGATAGTTCTTAATTGCTTCTTTTAACAAAAATCCGCCGTGGTCCGCTCCTAAAGCTATCATTTGGTTTCTCCTTTAATCCGTTTTTTTAATTCCCGCTCCGCCTGAGGAAGGCGAAGATATACCGGCATAAGAGCCGCCGGCAACACTGCCCCGCCCTGCTCATATACTTTGAACGCAGATTTCGCCACACCCCATGCGCGCTGATAAATCAGCTGCTCGGGAGGCAAGACCGCGTTTAGGCTTTTAAACCGCTCATTATTATAGCACAATTTCGCGCCATCTCCAACAAGCAATAGCGGTTTCGCGTAATTTTTACATTCTTCCGCCAAATCCTCAACGGATAACGCACGGTCCGGCGTAATCCTTTCAATAGAATTGCCATCCGCCGAAAAGATCGCGTTATAAACCTGGCCGCAGCGTGCATCCATCACCGCGCAGACGGTACATTCCAGATGCTCCAAATTATGCGCCATGGCTTCAAGTGTGGAAACACCCGCACACGGTTTATTCTGCGCCATGGCAAGTCCTTTGATACTCGCCACACCGATACGAATTCCCGTAAAGGAACCCGGCCCCGCGGAAACAGCAAACAGATCAACGCTTTTCAGCTCCGAGCGGGTGCATTGCAGCAGATTGTCAATCATCGGCATGAGCGTCTGGCTGTGTGTCAGACGTGTATTGATGTAAAACTCCCCCAGAATCCTGTTGTCGTCAAGCAAAGCCGCCGAGGCCGCAGTTGCCGAAGAATCGATTGCCAGTATTCTCATTGTTTCATCCCCTCAATGTGAAAAATCCGCTCATTTTCACGTGTTCCCTGCTGAATTTCAATTCGTATCGAACTTTGCGGAAGCGCGGCCTCAATGTTTTCACTCCACTCGATCACCAATACGCCGCCGTTATCAAGATAATCAAAAAAACCGGTGGAGTAAAGGTCGTCCCATCCGGTCACACGGAACATATCAAAATGGTAGACATCCAGTCTGCCGTGGTACTCGTGGACAAGCGCGAAGGTTGGGCTGGAAACACCATCCTGAATTCCAAGTCCGCGGGCAAGTCCGCGCGTAAAAGCGGTTTTTCCCATTCCCATGCCGCCGAAAAGGGCAATCACCTCGCCGCCGGTCAGCGTTTTTGCTATTTTTTCACCGAGTGCCTCCGTCTCAGCAGGTGAAAAAGTGATCATTTCCTGCATAACTGTCCCCTTATATCCATTAAAATAGTCCCGAAATCTTTCCGTTTGCATCCACGTCGATCTTTTCAGCGGAAGGTACTTTAGGCAGTCCGGGCATGGTCATAATATCGCCCGCGTAGGCAACCACAAAGCCCGCCCCATTTGAGAGCCGCAGGTCGCGGATGGTAATGCTGAACCCTTTCGGCCGACCCAGCAGCGCAGGGTTGTCGGAAAGAGAATACTGCGTTTTCGCAATACAGACCGGCAGCCGGTCCCCGCCGAGCGCAACGATGTCCTTCATCGCTTTTTCCGCCTGACCGGCATAAACGACTCCGTCGGCTCCGTAAATTTCTTTGGCAATACATTCGATTTTTTGTTTGATTGTGGAATCAACCGAATAAATCGGACGGAAATTCGCCGGTTTTTCCGCAGCTTCGCATACCTTTCTGGCCAAATCCACACCGCCTGCCCCACCTTTGGCAAACACCTCGGAAAGCGCAAAGTCAGCGCCGTTGCTGCGGCAGTATTTTTCAATAAATGCAAGTTCAGCGTCGGAGTCAGTTCCGAAACGGTTGATGGCGACGACCACCGGCACTCCGTATTTCTTCATATTGACAATATGGGCGCCCAAATTCACGATGCCCTTTTCCAGTGCGTCAAGGTTCTCTTCCGACGTTCTGTCCTTTGGAACCCCGCCGTTGTATTTCAGCGCGCGCGCAGTTGCAACAAGCACAATGGCGCTGGGTTTCAGTCCCGCAAGACGGCACTTGATATCCAGAAATTTCTCCGCTCCAAGGTCCGAGCCGAAGCCGGCCTCGGTAATACAGTAATCGGCAAGCTTCAGCGCAAGGCGCGTAGCTCTGACCGAATTGCAGCCATGGGCAATATTTGCGAACGGCCCGCCGTGCATGATGACGGGGGTGCCTTCCAGCGTCTGCACCAGATTCGGATTAATCGCGTCTTTGAGAAGCGCGGCCATTGCGCCCTGCGCCTTTAAATCGGCCGCAAAAACGGGAGCGCCCGCGAAGGTATAGGCAACCAGGATTTTCGCAAGCCGTTCTTTCAAATCCGTTATGTCGGATGCCAGACAAAAGATCGCCATAATTTCCGATGCAACCGTAATGCAGAAGCCGTCTTCACGAGGAACCCCGTTGATTTTCCCGCCAAGGCCGACAACAATTTCGCGCAAAGCACGGTCGTTCATATCAAGGCAGCGTTTTATCAAAATTCTGCGCTGGTCAATTCCAAGGACGTTTCCCTGATGAATGTGGTTGTCCAGCATGGCGCAAAGTAAATTGTTTGCAGATGTAATCGCATGGAAATCACCTGTAAAGTGAAGGTTGATGTCCTCCATCGGCACCACCTGTGCGTATCCGCCGCCCGCGGCGCCGCCCTTAATACCGAATACCGGGCCAAGGCTGGGTTCACGCAGAGCAATGACGGCATTTTTCCCGATCTGCTTCATTGCTTCGCCAAGACCTGCGGTTGTGGTGGTTTTCCCCTCCCCCGCAGGAGTGGGATTGATTGCCGTAACCAAAATAAGTTTGCCGTCCTTATTGGAGGCAAGTCTGTTGTAGAGAGAGTCGTTCAGCTTTGCTTTAAATCTGCCGTATGGCTCAAGTTCTTCCTCTTGAATTCCAAGGTCGCAGGCAATTTTCGCAATTGGAACGAGTTTTGCCTGCTGTGCTATTTCGATGTCTGTCAGCATTGTGCATTCTCCTCACACATAATTATGACAAAATTATATCATATTCTCTTATAAAAATGAACAGTAAAGGGCAATATTTCATTTTTTCGTAAGGGCAGACTGATATCTTATCCGTTATTGTGTGTTATAATATGAAAAGTTAATCTGTTAGTTCTTTATTTGAATGATTTGTTTGGTGGAAATGATACGGGATTAATATTGAATCTTCAGCTTTTTGTAAGAAATATGGTCAGCTTTTATTAAGAATTTTGCTGTATGCTTTAGTTAAGGTCTTTGGGAGGGAAACGAATGGACAAGAAATGTATTTTAATCGTCGATGATGACCGCGAAATTGTCCGCGCAATCGCCATTCTGCTGGAAAAGGAGGGGTATACCGCTCTTTGCGCCTACAATGGACTGGAGGCGGTGGACGCGGCAATGAACAACGAAATCCAGCTGATTGTGATTGATGTAATGATGCCGAAATTGAACGGTCTTTCCGCCGTAATGAAAATCCGTGAAAAACGCAACATACCGATCATTGTGCTTTCGGCAAAAAGCGAGGACACCGACAAGATTCTGGGGCTCAGCATGGGCGCGGACGATTATGTTACAAAACCGTTCAATCCCATGGAGCTAGTTGCCCGTGTACGCTCACAGCTTAGGCGGTACCTCAGTCTTGGCGACATTAACGCGCACATGAATACGAACGAAATTCTGAACGGCAGGCTGTCCTACAACACAGAGGAACGAATTCTGAAAGCAGACGGCGATCCGGTACGGCTGACGGCCACCGAAACCAAAATCATCGATTTGCTGATGCGTAATCTGGGCAGAACCTTCCCGGCTGAAGAAATTTACCGCCGTGTATGGAACGAGCCCGCCTACTGTGTGGAAAACACCGTCATGGTACATATTCGGCGTATTCGTGAAAAAATCGAACTCAATCCAAAGGAACCTGAATATTTGAAGGTGGTGTGGGGTATTGGATACAAAATCGAAAAAATTTAAAATAATATTCAGCTGGCTGTGCTTTTTCTTCAGTATGCTGACAATTTCGGGGCTCCTGATCGCGGTGCTTTTTTCCGGACTTATTGTCAACAGAGGTGATTATCTTTCCCGTGAATTAAATGATGCGTTCACTCCTGATTATCAGAACACGTCCATGTTCAGCCGAGCCATGGGGTTTCAACTGCAGGATATTCTGGATGCGTTAACCCATGAAAAAGAAGATGGCACCGGGATTTGGGAAATGTTGAAAGAGGATTCCGGAAAAAACATCCTCTATTCAGCGGGAACACATGAAAATCCCGCCGAACATTCCAACGGGTATCCGGGTCTGGATTTGAATACCGCCCCGCTCCCGAAGGGATACAACTTTAAACTGTATTTCGACGGAAAAAAAGTGACGGTCACAAAGGACGGAAAAACGGTCGACATTTACGGCGACGGCGTTTACCGTTCCGGAAAATCAATGTGGTATGTGCCGGGCTATACCAGTAACATAAATTTCAATTATCCAGACATAGAGGATTATCGAGTTACCATGCTTGTGCGCAGTGAGCTTGTTGCACCCGTAAAGGGCAGCAATCCACTGTCCTATATTCCTGATTCACAGCGCAATCTGAAAACCGCGCTGTACGCGGGTGGGGTCTTTCTTATGCTCGGCGCGATTGCCTTCATGCTGTATCTTTTGCTCCGCAAAGACAAAAAGGCCGGCGACTTTGCGCTCGCGCGGTTCACCGGCTGGTTCTGGTGTGAATTCAAAGCCATCTGCACCGTTGTACTGGTTTATCTGGACTTTGCCTTTATGACAAACTCATGGCGAAACGATTGGTACCTGTGGGGAATCTGTGCAGTCATATCATTCTTCTGCTATTATCTTGTAGTGAATGATATGCGCTATAACCGTCAATTCTACAAACACAACATCTTTAACACCGCACTGAATAATTACAGAAGATTTGAGTTTGCAAAACCCTTCCAGCGGCAGATGGTTCAGCGCTTTTGGGCGTTATTGGCGGCGGAAATACTACTTTTTTTATTCGGTATATTTATGATTTCCATCATACATGGGAGTTCTTTTACCATACTTGTTTTTGCTTGCTGTATTATTGCAGGAATGATCTATCTGATTTACCGGTATGTGCGCAGATTCCAGAATACCGTCTACGATATGGGGCTGCTCATGAATCAGATTTCACTTGTCAAATCCGGTGACTTGATTACACCGCTGGAACTGCCTGCCGACGCCGATATGAACAAAGCTTGCGTTGACCTTAA of the uncultured Caproiciproducens sp. genome contains:
- a CDS encoding HAMP domain-containing sensor histidine kinase, encoding MDTKSKKFKIIFSWLCFFFSMLTISGLLIAVLFSGLIVNRGDYLSRELNDAFTPDYQNTSMFSRAMGFQLQDILDALTHEKEDGTGIWEMLKEDSGKNILYSAGTHENPAEHSNGYPGLDLNTAPLPKGYNFKLYFDGKKVTVTKDGKTVDIYGDGVYRSGKSMWYVPGYTSNINFNYPDIEDYRVTMLVRSELVAPVKGSNPLSYIPDSQRNLKTALYAGGVFLMLGAIAFMLYLLLRKDKKAGDFALARFTGWFWCEFKAICTVVLVYLDFAFMTNSWRNDWYLWGICAVISFFCYYLVVNDMRYNRQFYKHNIFNTALNNYRRFEFAKPFQRQMVQRFWALLAAEILLFLFGIFMISIIHGSSFTILVFACCIIAGMIYLIYRYVRRFQNTVYDMGLLMNQISLVKSGDLITPLELPADADMNKACVDLNEIQLGIDYAVEERLKSERMKIELITNVSHDLKTPLTAIISYIDLLKQEENLPDHIKDYIEILAQKSDRLKNMVQDIFQVSKATSGNIELNMEVLDYGKLILQTMADMNEQVEASGLVFKVNIPDTPVIIRADGKLLYRVFQNLIGNALQYSLDGSRVFVTLEHDGIKAHAAVKNTSRYELDCKTDMTERFVRGDSSRTTTGSGLGLSIARSFTEACGGGFRISVDADLFTAEVDFDICEQKPAE
- the upp gene encoding uracil phosphoribosyltransferase — its product is MDKQVFIMDHPLIQHKLTFLRDKNTGSKEFRELVGEIGMLMCYEATRDLPLEDTTIETPMGQAHTKIIAGRKLAFVPILRAGLGMVDGVLKMVPAAKVGHIGLYRDHETLQPVEYYSKLPQDIEERDVIVLDPMLATGGSAIDAVTIIKRSNPKSIRFMCIIAAPEGIKAFSEAHPDVQLFCAAVDDHLNDIGYIVPGLGDAGDRIFGTL
- a CDS encoding response regulator transcription factor, producing the protein MDKKCILIVDDDREIVRAIAILLEKEGYTALCAYNGLEAVDAAMNNEIQLIVIDVMMPKLNGLSAVMKIREKRNIPIIVLSAKSEDTDKILGLSMGADDYVTKPFNPMELVARVRSQLRRYLSLGDINAHMNTNEILNGRLSYNTEERILKADGDPVRLTATETKIIDLLMRNLGRTFPAEEIYRRVWNEPAYCVENTVMVHIRRIREKIELNPKEPEYLKVVWGIGYKIEKI
- a CDS encoding nucleotidyltransferase family protein; translation: MLVAGIVSEYNPFHNGHAALISQTRLAGATHVAAVMSGNYVQRGEPAILSKWARAKQALENGVDLVVELPLPWALAGAEKFAYGGVALLDAMGADMLSFGSECGCIEDLHKAEQALGSTKLRESIQSELKNGATLAKARQKAVAGLFGEETAGLLRDPNNILGIEYMKALSRLNSKIIPFTMKRVGAAHDTHTFDGQTASASQIRRMIRSGEDFSSLMPAAAAKTAKNEIEAGNAPADIASVERAILAKLRTMNRAQFADLPDISEGLENRVYAAARKASSLDEVYSLIKSKRYTHARIRRIVLSAFLGLNSSMSSGIPPYLHILGFNKRGTEILHLMKSIAKLPVITNSSDMFSLDNPGKNMIELENRATDLFSLCMPTVAPCGLDMTMGIISISSSG
- a CDS encoding formate--tetrahydrofolate ligase — its product is MLTDIEIAQQAKLVPIAKIACDLGIQEEELEPYGRFKAKLNDSLYNRLASNKDGKLILVTAINPTPAGEGKTTTTAGLGEAMKQIGKNAVIALREPSLGPVFGIKGGAAGGGYAQVVPMEDINLHFTGDFHAITSANNLLCAMLDNHIHQGNVLGIDQRRILIKRCLDMNDRALREIVVGLGGKINGVPREDGFCITVASEIMAIFCLASDITDLKERLAKILVAYTFAGAPVFAADLKAQGAMAALLKDAINPNLVQTLEGTPVIMHGGPFANIAHGCNSVRATRLALKLADYCITEAGFGSDLGAEKFLDIKCRLAGLKPSAIVLVATARALKYNGGVPKDRTSEENLDALEKGIVNLGAHIVNMKKYGVPVVVAINRFGTDSDAELAFIEKYCRSNGADFALSEVFAKGGAGGVDLARKVCEAAEKPANFRPIYSVDSTIKQKIECIAKEIYGADGVVYAGQAEKAMKDIVALGGDRLPVCIAKTQYSLSDNPALLGRPKGFSITIRDLRLSNGAGFVVAYAGDIMTMPGLPKVPSAEKIDVDANGKISGLF
- the tsaE gene encoding tRNA (adenosine(37)-N6)-threonylcarbamoyltransferase complex ATPase subunit type 1 TsaE — its product is MQEMITFSPAETEALGEKIAKTLTGGEVIALFGGMGMGKTAFTRGLARGLGIQDGVSSPTFALVHEYHGRLDVYHFDMFRVTGWDDLYSTGFFDYLDNGGVLVIEWSENIEAALPQSSIRIEIQQGTRENERIFHIEGMKQ
- the rpiB gene encoding ribose 5-phosphate isomerase B — encoded protein: MIALGADHGGFLLKEAIKNYLAAENIAYKDFGTFDEASVDYAPIAAKVAHCVADGEAERGILCCGTGIGMSIAANKVEGIRASVCTNAFCTEMTRRHNNSNILCLGGRVIDEKQAVELAKIYLETGFDGGRHQQRIDEITAIERGEL
- the tsaB gene encoding tRNA (adenosine(37)-N6)-threonylcarbamoyltransferase complex dimerization subunit type 1 TsaB, whose translation is MRILAIDSSATAASAALLDDNRILGEFYINTRLTHSQTLMPMIDNLLQCTRSELKSVDLFAVSAGPGSFTGIRIGVASIKGLAMAQNKPCAGVSTLEAMAHNLEHLECTVCAVMDARCGQVYNAIFSADGNSIERITPDRALSVEDLAEECKNYAKPLLLVGDGAKLCYNNERFKSLNAVLPPEQLIYQRAWGVAKSAFKVYEQGGAVLPAALMPVYLRLPQAERELKKRIKGETK